A window of Nonomuraea angiospora genomic DNA:
CGCGCCGGCGTCTGCGTCTCCGGCTCGAAGCGATCCGCCAGAGGGCCAACGCCGCCGAGGCCGTCGACGATCTCGAGGTCCACCCCGCCCGGCACCGTCGCAACGCCCTCTGGCTGTACTGATCGGGATACGCCCTTCTTCCGTAGATCCGGCTTCCCGCCCCGGCATCGCGTCAGTCCATGATCACGACGGTACGCAGGGCGGCGCGGATGCTGGTGACGGGGTCGCCGTGGTGGTAGATCCGCTCCGACGGTTCGATGCCGTCCAGGAACTCCTGATAGCGGACGGCGTAGTCCAGGTGGGACAGCGGCTCGGCGATCGCGAGTGCCCGGGCCGCCTCGCAGCCGGGGACATGGGCGGTCCAGGCGTCGATCCAGGCCCTGGCGGCGGCGGGCCGTTTGTCGGCGGGAAGCCAGTCACGGGCCCGTATTCCGTCCAGCACCGGGTTGCCGAGGTGCGCGTCGGCGAAGTCCACCACGGCCGGCGGGCCGCCGTCGCTGCGCCAGTTTCCCGGGTGGAAGTCGCCGTGCACGATCGTGTCGGGCAGGCCGCACTCCGCCAGCAGAGGCCAGCGTTCGACCAGCTCGTACGCCCCCGCCAGCTCCTCGGCGGTCAGCTCGCGGCCCACGTCACCGGCCAGCAGGCCGCGGACCCGGTCGGCGACGACGGGTCCGCGCCGATCCGGCAGCCCGGACGGGATCGCGCCCGCCAGCCGGGCCTGCGCGGCGACCAGCCGCGTCACGGCGCTGTCGACGATCTCGACGGGGGCGTCCCAGCAGTCCTCGCCGGGAAGATGCTCCAGCAGGACCCGCCCCGGCCCGGACGCCACGACCGTGGGAACCAGGCTCGGGTCCAGCGCCGCGAACATGCCGATGACGGCGGCCTCCTCGACGGCGAAGTGCGGCGTGGCCTTCAGCCACACCGGCCCTCGGGCCGTGGGCAGCAGGAACAGCCCGGCCAGATTCCAGGTCTTGCGCTGCCGGATCGGCCCGGTCAGCGGTCGCCCGGCCGTCCTCAGCGCGTCCTCCGCCCAACCGAGCAGCTCCCGCAGCCCGTCGATCCGCGCCCACGGAGCCCGCAGCCGCTCGGGCCTGTCCAGCACTCCATGGTCGGTGGGCTGCGGAGCCGTCAGCCGCCCGGGCTCGGGCCGCTCCAGCGCTTCGACGTGATAGGTCACATGACCGTCGCGGCCGCCTTCGCCGCCGTCCACGTCCAGCAGGCGCAGCACCAGCACATCCACGCCGAGCACCTGGCGTACGTGCGCGACCACCGGCTCCACCTCGGCCCACCACGGCACCTCCACCGCGAACGGGCCGATGACCCCGAGCCGCTCGTCACCCGAAGTGACCCACGCGCTGACCGTTCTTCCCATCCGGCCAGTCTGATCGCTCCCCGCGACGTCCGCCACGGAATATCCGGCCGGCGCGGCACCCGTGCCGGAGGCCCTCGGCGGCCTGGCCGTGCGCCGCGCCCCTTGCCGCCGGCGCGCCTCAGGCTCGGTGGCGGTGCGGGCAGCCGCGCTGATCGGAGCTGGTCGCCAGGTGCTGGCTTACGTTGATTCGCCCTGGATGAGCCGGCATTCGCCGACGCCGGTGAAGTCGGCCTCGGTGGGCTCGCGATCGAGGAGGAGCTCGGCCAGGCGACCATAGGACGTGGGCGGGCCGAAGCCGATGGTCGTGAGCCGGGGGCTGGTCTGGGTGGCCACCGGGGTGTCGTCCACGCCCACCACCCCCAGCTCCTGCGGCACCGTACGGCCGATGACCCGTGCGGCTGCCAGCACCGCCGCGGCGGTGTCGTCGTTGTAGCAGGCCAGGCCCGTGCCGATGGGCAGCGAGGCGATGGCGTCCAGGTCGGCGTCCGCGCGCAGCGCCACGGTGATCACTTGCGGCTCGTCCATGCCGGCGGCCCGGCACGCCTCGCGCACGCCCTGCTCGCGGGCCCGCAGCAGCACGTCGTCGCGGGCTTCGGTGAGGCGGGCGTAGGCGATGCGCCGGTATCCGCGCCGCATGAGGTGCTCGGCCTGCGTCCGCCCCACGGTCCAGCTGTGCCCGCCGGGCTGGGAGATCGCGTGGGCGATGTCGAGGGTGCGCACGCCGGCCGAGCTCAGGACGGCCCGCTTGCTCTCGCTCAGCTCCGACAGCGCGATGACCATGCGGGGCCGGGCGGTGGTGATGACCGCCGCGAAGGATCGCGCGGAGGCGGTGGCCGAGCACATGAGCAGGGACAGGCCGTGCTCGGCCAGCGCCTCGGTCATCTGGTCGGCCACCTGGCTGAACTGGCCGTTCGGGGAGATCGGCAGAACGAGGAGGATCAGGTCGCTCTGGCCGCGCGCGAGCGCGCGGCCGGCCGAATGCGGGCGGTAGCCGAGTTCGGCCACGGCCCGCTGGACGGCGTCGCGGGTGGCCTGGCTGAAGCGGTCGCCGTGCCCGTTGAGGATGTAGCTCACCGTCGAGCGGGACACGCCCGCATGCCGGGCGACGTCTTCGCTGCTGACCCGCATCGCACTCCTGTTCAGTCTGGAGCGGTTCGCCCCAGACAGATGCTAGACGGAACAGGCGCCAGCCCCCTACGCTTCCGATTCACGCGCGTGTTCACACGTGTGAATCACGCGCGTGAACAGGACGGGAGAAACTCATGCCAGACGCTCTGCCGGCGCGGGATCCGGAAGCGGTCACCCCCCACCCCAGCGACGCCCCCACCCCGCCCCCCCGCCGCCGAGCCGGCGCCCGGACGCTGGCTATGGGTGATCTATCCGCTGGCCATGGTCGCGATGAACGCGGTGTGGGGCGGTGTGATGCAGGTGCTGCTCGGCAAGCAGATCGCCGCGATCGTGCCGGAGCAGGCCGCCTCCGCCGCGGCGCTCGGGATGGCCCTGAGCGTCTCGGCCGTCTCCAGCGTCGTCTCCCAGCCCATCGCCGGGATGTTGTCGGACCGCACCCGCACCCGCTTCCTCGGCCGCCGCAACGTGTGGATCTTCGGCGCCGGCATCGTCGGCGCGCTGGGGCTGGTCGCCATGTCCCAGCTGACCTCCACCATCGCGATCGCCATCACGTGGGCGGCGATGATGTGGCCGCTGAACGCCACACAGGCCAGCCTGACGGCGGTGCTGCCCGAGCGGGTGCCGCAGCGGCTGCGCGGCAGCATGTCCGGCGTGCTGGGAGCGGCCGGCCTGATCGGGGCGTACGCCGGCGTCGCCCTGGCGGGGCTGTCGCAGGACCTGTTCATGGGCTATCTGCTGGTCGCCGGGCTCTTCCTGCTGCTGACCCAGATCTTCGCCCTGACCACCAAGGACCGTCCGGCGCCGGAGCCGGACGCCCGCACCACACCCGGGGAGGAAGCCGGCGGCACGAGGCTCAGCCTGCGCGGCGCGCCGGACTACTGGTGGGCCTTCACCGGCCGCTTCCTGCTGATCTTCGGCTACTTCTCCGTCAGCAGCTTCCAGCTGTACATCCTGCGCGACCACATCGGCCTGGGCGACATCGACCGGGCGGCCACCACGCTGGTCGCGATCTCGGGCCTGGGCACGCTGCTGAGCCTGGCCTTCGCCCTGCTCGGCGGCTGGATCTCGGACAAGACCGGCCGGCTGCGGCTGTTCGTGGGCCTGTCGAGCCTGATGTTCGTCCCGGCCGGGCTGGTCTACCTGCTCGTGCCCACGCTGACCGGGGCGTGGGTGGCGACCGCCGTCACCGGAGCGGCCTTCGGCGTGTACATGGCGGTGGACCAGGCGCTGATCACGCGGGTCCTGCCGGGCGTCGGCAACGCCGGCCGGGACCTGGGAATCATGAACATCGCCAACGCCGGCCCGCAGATCATCGCCCCCAGCGTCGCCGGCGCCGTGGTCGGCGCCACGGGCGACTACCGGCTGGTGTTCGTGCTGCTCATCGTCTGCACCGCGCTGGGCGCCCTGTCGGTGCGCTTCATCAAGGGTGTCCGCTGACACCGTCCCCCTGAGGAGAGAACAACCATGATCCGCGAACCCTTCAACGACGGCTGGCGCGTCACCCGCCGCACGTCCATCTTCGAACTGTTCACGGCCGGCGACGGCGCCGGGGCGGTCGCCGTGACGCTGCCGCACGACGCCATGCTGGCCGGCGGCAGGTCCGCCGAGGGCTCGGACGGCTCGCACACCGGGTACCACCGGCCCGGCGCCTGGCGCTACGACAAGGAGTTCGAGGTGCCCGCCTCGTGGGCGGGCAAGCGGGTGAGCATCGAGTTCGAGGGCGTCTACCGCGACGCCATGGTGTACATCAACGACGCCTTCGCCGGCCAGTGGGCGAACGGCTACTCCACCTTCCACCTCGCCGCCGACCCCTACCTGCGCTACGGCCGGACCAACACCATCCGGGTCGAGGCGCAGGCGTACAAGGACTCGCGCTGGTACAGCGGCGGCGGCATCCACCGCCCGGTGCACCTGCTCGTCGGCGACCTGCTGCACGTCACCCCGACCGGCCTGCGGGTGAGCACCCCGCAGATCGACGACGAACTCGCGGTGGCCGCGGTCGCCACCGAGGTGGTCAACGAGGGCACCGGCACCCGTACCGTCGAGGTCCTGCTGGAGGTACGCGACGGCGACGGCGAGATCGTGGCCGCCGACCACGCCCCGCTGACCGTGCTGGCCGGTGAGCGGGCCATCGTGCGCCACCGCGCCTACATCCGCCACCCCGCTCTGTGGAGCGTGGAGGAGCCGAACCTGTACACCGCGACCGTCCGGCTGACCGACGACGGCGGGCAGGTCGACGAGGCCCGCACCACGTTCGGCATCCGCAGCGTCTCGGTGGACCCGATCCGGGGCCTGCGCGTCAACGGCGCCACCGTCAAGCTGCGCGGCGCGTGCGTGCACCACGACAACGGCCCGCTCGGCTCGGCCGCCATCGCCCGGGCCGAGGAACGGCGCGTGCGACTGCTCAAGGACGCCGGCTTCAACGCCATCCGCTCCGCGCACAACCCGCTCAGCACCGCCATGCTGGAGGCC
This region includes:
- a CDS encoding aminoglycoside phosphotransferase family protein, whose product is MGRTVSAWVTSGDERLGVIGPFAVEVPWWAEVEPVVAHVRQVLGVDVLVLRLLDVDGGEGGRDGHVTYHVEALERPEPGRLTAPQPTDHGVLDRPERLRAPWARIDGLRELLGWAEDALRTAGRPLTGPIRQRKTWNLAGLFLLPTARGPVWLKATPHFAVEEAAVIGMFAALDPSLVPTVVASGPGRVLLEHLPGEDCWDAPVEIVDSAVTRLVAAQARLAGAIPSGLPDRRGPVVADRVRGLLAGDVGRELTAEELAGAYELVERWPLLAECGLPDTIVHGDFHPGNWRSDGGPPAVVDFADAHLGNPVLDGIRARDWLPADKRPAAARAWIDAWTAHVPGCEAARALAIAEPLSHLDYAVRYQEFLDGIEPSERIYHHGDPVTSIRAALRTVVIMD
- a CDS encoding LacI family DNA-binding transcriptional regulator, producing MRVSSEDVARHAGVSRSTVSYILNGHGDRFSQATRDAVQRAVAELGYRPHSAGRALARGQSDLILLVLPISPNGQFSQVADQMTEALAEHGLSLLMCSATASARSFAAVITTARPRMVIALSELSESKRAVLSSAGVRTLDIAHAISQPGGHSWTVGRTQAEHLMRRGYRRIAYARLTEARDDVLLRAREQGVREACRAAGMDEPQVITVALRADADLDAIASLPIGTGLACYNDDTAAAVLAAARVIGRTVPQELGVVGVDDTPVATQTSPRLTTIGFGPPTSYGRLAELLLDREPTEADFTGVGECRLIQGEST
- a CDS encoding MFS transporter, with the translated sequence MIYPLAMVAMNAVWGGVMQVLLGKQIAAIVPEQAASAAALGMALSVSAVSSVVSQPIAGMLSDRTRTRFLGRRNVWIFGAGIVGALGLVAMSQLTSTIAIAITWAAMMWPLNATQASLTAVLPERVPQRLRGSMSGVLGAAGLIGAYAGVALAGLSQDLFMGYLLVAGLFLLLTQIFALTTKDRPAPEPDARTTPGEEAGGTRLSLRGAPDYWWAFTGRFLLIFGYFSVSSFQLYILRDHIGLGDIDRAATTLVAISGLGTLLSLAFALLGGWISDKTGRLRLFVGLSSLMFVPAGLVYLLVPTLTGAWVATAVTGAAFGVYMAVDQALITRVLPGVGNAGRDLGIMNIANAGPQIIAPSVAGAVVGATGDYRLVFVLLIVCTALGALSVRFIKGVR